In Chlamydiota bacterium, one genomic interval encodes:
- a CDS encoding homospermidine synthase, producing the protein MTVASNAARAPETFNGRILMIGCGSIGQAVLPIIGRHLEGIQTRMTVLSADESGRGIAERFGTKFIHCILTPGNYRRVLKNYVRDGDLMLNLSVDISSLDLIRFCAERNALYVDTSIEPWPGVFDNPMLELHQRTNYAIRAGVIDLARELGPDAPTAVVDHGANPGLVSHFVKRALVDLDRSIRGGNARPSRREEWANLARELKITAIQISERDTQASQRPKRQREFINTWSIDGFVDELMQPSELSFGTFEKRRPKGAHEHRPGSGTLYLERPGASTFARSWVPSIGGFQGMLVTHDEIFSIADYLSIRGPGEFLYRPSVMFVYHPCDDAMLSALELEGGGWILQPSCRRLGKDIVEGMDELGVLLIGHERNAYWYGSQLSIREARRHVDYANATTVQVTAGAVAAVLWAMRNPRRGVIEPEDLDYEDCLATAEPYLGRLVGEFTDWTPLDGRGKYFPEKLDVESPWQFQNVRSRQWYGD; encoded by the coding sequence ATGACCGTTGCATCGAACGCGGCACGGGCACCGGAGACGTTCAATGGCCGCATCCTGATGATCGGATGCGGAAGCATCGGACAGGCCGTTCTGCCGATCATCGGCCGGCATCTCGAGGGGATTCAGACGCGGATGACCGTCCTTTCGGCCGACGAATCCGGGCGGGGGATCGCAGAGCGTTTCGGCACGAAGTTCATCCACTGCATCCTGACGCCCGGCAACTACCGCAGGGTGTTGAAGAACTACGTTCGCGACGGCGATCTCATGTTGAATCTCTCCGTCGACATCTCCAGCCTGGACCTGATCCGGTTCTGCGCGGAACGAAACGCGCTGTACGTGGACACCTCGATAGAGCCGTGGCCGGGCGTATTCGACAACCCGATGCTGGAGCTTCACCAGCGGACGAACTACGCCATCCGCGCCGGGGTCATCGATCTTGCGCGGGAATTGGGGCCCGATGCGCCTACCGCCGTGGTCGATCACGGCGCCAATCCGGGGCTGGTCTCCCACTTCGTCAAACGCGCCCTCGTCGACCTGGATCGGAGCATCCGCGGCGGGAACGCGCGACCGTCGCGCCGCGAGGAATGGGCGAACCTTGCGCGTGAACTCAAGATAACCGCGATTCAGATATCCGAGCGCGACACGCAAGCCAGCCAGCGGCCGAAGCGCCAAAGGGAGTTCATCAACACCTGGTCCATAGACGGGTTCGTGGACGAGTTGATGCAGCCGAGCGAGCTGTCCTTCGGCACCTTCGAAAAACGGCGGCCGAAGGGGGCGCACGAGCATCGCCCCGGCTCCGGGACCCTGTACCTGGAGCGCCCCGGGGCGAGCACCTTTGCGCGCAGCTGGGTCCCCTCGATCGGCGGTTTCCAGGGGATGCTGGTGACCCATGACGAGATCTTCTCGATCGCCGACTACCTGTCGATTCGCGGCCCCGGCGAGTTCCTGTACCGGCCGAGCGTGATGTTTGTCTACCATCCCTGCGATGATGCGATGCTGTCCGCGCTGGAACTGGAGGGGGGGGGATGGATCCTGCAACCCAGCTGCCGGCGCCTCGGCAAGGATATCGTGGAGGGGATGGACGAGCTCGGGGTCTTGCTGATCGGTCACGAAAGAAACGCGTACTGGTACGGCTCACAGCTCTCGATCAGGGAGGCGCGCCGGCACGTGGACTACGCAAACGCGACGACCGTGCAGGTCACGGCGGGGGCCGTCGCCGCCGTCCTGTGGGCCATGCGCAACCCGCGACGGGGCGTGATCGAGCCCGAGGATCTGGACTACGAGGATTGCCTCGCAACGGCGGAGCCCTATCTGGGACGCCTCGTGGGCGAGTTTACGGACTGGACACCGCTCGACGGCCGCGGCAAGTATTTCCCCGAAAAGCTCGATGTCGAAAGCCCCTGGCAGTTTCAGAACGTCCGCAGCAGACAGTGGTATGGCGACTGA
- a CDS encoding diguanylate cyclase, whose translation MERHGGVRARRRRGEETGEDGRGGCKDAARHDERRRRVKLFIPVTEEKGLQSPIHGHFGSAPIFLCVDTESKTFETVHNDDKAHAPGACNPLKAIGGRAVDAVVAGGIGMGALTGFRKAGIRVFHAGGGTVADALSALASGGLPELDRQASCAGHDAGGGGCAHS comes from the coding sequence ATGGAGAGGCACGGGGGGGTCCGCGCGCGGCGCCGGCGCGGAGAAGAAACCGGAGAGGATGGAAGAGGCGGATGCAAGGATGCCGCGCGACACGACGAAAGGAGGCGCAGAGTGAAACTGTTCATCCCGGTCACGGAGGAGAAGGGGCTCCAGAGCCCGATCCACGGCCACTTCGGATCGGCCCCGATCTTCCTGTGCGTCGACACCGAATCGAAAACGTTCGAGACGGTGCACAACGACGACAAGGCGCACGCGCCGGGGGCGTGCAACCCCCTGAAAGCGATCGGCGGGCGCGCGGTGGACGCCGTCGTGGCGGGTGGCATAGGCATGGGGGCGCTGACCGGGTTTCGCAAAGCCGGCATTCGCGTCTTCCACGCCGGGGGCGGGACGGTCGCCGACGCCCTCTCCGCCCTCGCCTCCGGAGGCCTGCCGGAGCTCGACAGGCAGGCGTCCTGCGCCGGGCACGATGCGGGGGGCGGAGGGTGCGCCCATTCGTGA
- a CDS encoding DUF134 domain-containing protein, with protein MPRPKCLRRICHVPGITYFKPAGVPLGVLEEVVVPLDEVEAIRLADLYGAYHEEAAERMRISRPTFSRLIGAAHKKIADALLHGKAIRMEGGPITMDGGDRMPARDTPGPADAWPGRGMGPCGCGQAGRARRGRRGAGPGWRGTGGSARGAGAEKKPERMEEADARMPRDTTKGGAE; from the coding sequence ATGCCGAGACCGAAATGCCTGAGACGCATCTGCCACGTGCCGGGGATCACCTACTTCAAGCCCGCGGGGGTGCCTCTAGGCGTGCTTGAGGAGGTCGTTGTGCCGCTCGACGAGGTCGAGGCGATACGGCTTGCCGATCTGTACGGGGCCTACCATGAGGAGGCGGCGGAAAGGATGCGGATCTCCCGCCCCACCTTTTCCCGCCTTATCGGGGCGGCGCACAAAAAGATCGCCGATGCCCTGCTGCACGGGAAGGCGATCAGGATGGAGGGAGGGCCGATCACCATGGACGGAGGAGACAGGATGCCGGCGAGGGACACACCAGGCCCCGCGGACGCGTGGCCGGGGCGCGGCATGGGCCCGTGCGGGTGCGGTCAGGCCGGGAGGGCGCGGCGAGGCCGCCGGGGGGCCGGGCCGGGATGGAGAGGCACGGGGGGGTCCGCGCGCGGCGCCGGCGCGGAGAAGAAACCGGAGAGGATGGAAGAGGCGGATGCAAGGATGCCGCGCGACACGACGAAAGGAGGCGCAGAGTGA